From the Sphingomonas aliaeris genome, one window contains:
- a CDS encoding hemolysin family protein: MPEGDSSSFAAEGSNETSIWRGLKAMIFGQPGDESLRHQLEEAIDAHEDDPAPDAKGDLSPIERTMVRNLLHFGERDAGDVGVPRADIVAIEEKTPFADLVKIFAEAGHSRLPVYREKLDTIIGMVHIKDVFAILATGAAHPETLDALIRQPLFVPMSRGVLDLLADMRASRVHLAVVLDEYFGTEGLVTIEDLIEEIVGDIEDEHDDAPTALLIPLDGGAWDADARVELEDVGETVDPRLAEVDEDIDTLGGLAALLAGHVPQPGECLDHKSGWKLEVTEADTRRVHRLRLHPPVPEPESED; encoded by the coding sequence ATGCCCGAGGGGGACAGTAGCAGCTTCGCTGCGGAGGGGTCGAACGAGACCAGTATATGGCGCGGCCTGAAGGCGATGATCTTCGGCCAGCCCGGCGACGAATCGCTCCGGCATCAGCTGGAAGAAGCGATCGACGCGCATGAGGACGATCCGGCGCCCGACGCGAAGGGCGATCTGTCGCCGATCGAACGCACTATGGTGCGCAACCTGCTTCATTTCGGCGAACGCGATGCGGGCGATGTCGGCGTGCCCCGCGCCGATATCGTCGCGATCGAGGAAAAGACGCCCTTTGCCGATCTGGTGAAGATCTTCGCCGAGGCGGGGCACAGCCGCCTGCCCGTCTATCGCGAGAAGCTCGATACGATCATCGGCATGGTCCATATCAAGGACGTGTTTGCGATCCTCGCGACCGGTGCCGCGCATCCCGAAACGCTGGATGCACTGATCCGGCAGCCCTTGTTCGTACCGATGTCGCGCGGCGTGCTCGACCTGCTTGCCGACATGCGCGCCAGCCGGGTCCATCTGGCCGTGGTCCTCGACGAATATTTCGGCACCGAAGGCCTGGTGACGATCGAGGATCTGATCGAGGAAATCGTCGGCGATATCGAGGACGAGCATGACGACGCCCCGACCGCGTTGCTGATCCCGCTGGACGGTGGTGCGTGGGACGCCGATGCCCGCGTCGAACTGGAAGATGTCGGCGAAACCGTCGACCCGCGACTGGCCGAGGTCGATGAAGATATCGACACGCTGGGTGGTCTCGCCGCGCTGCTGGCCGGGCATGTGCCCCAGCCGGGCGAATGTCTCGATCACAAAAGCGGCTGGAAATTGGAAGTGACGGAGGCGGATACGCGCCGTGTTCATCGCCTCCGCCTGCATCCGCCTGTTCCCGAACCGGAATCGGAGGATTGA
- a CDS encoding PhoH family protein codes for MSRKPVPAQSGERSRAELVFDRPQLMSQLFGEFDQNLLQLESRLGVYITARGNKVGLEGRAEAVAEARDVLQGLYNRISRGERVDQGMVDAVIAMSVEPTLAGIIAADSGAPSVMIRTRKKTIVPRTLAQAHYMRELVNNDVIFALGPAGTGKTYIAVAQAVSQLITGSVQRLILSRPAVEAGEKLGFLPGDMKEKVDPYLRPLYDALNDCLPAEQVERRIMSGEIEIAPIAFMRGRTLADAFIILDEAQNTTPAQMKMFLTRFGENSRMVVCGDPKQTDLPGGMNASGLNDAVVRLDGVEGISMCRFGSGDVVRHPIVGRIVEAYEGVDA; via the coding sequence ATGAGCCGCAAGCCAGTCCCCGCCCAATCCGGTGAACGCAGTCGCGCGGAACTGGTCTTCGATCGACCCCAGCTCATGTCCCAGCTTTTCGGCGAGTTCGACCAGAACCTGCTGCAACTCGAAAGCCGGTTGGGCGTCTACATCACCGCACGCGGCAACAAGGTCGGCCTCGAAGGCCGGGCCGAGGCGGTGGCCGAGGCGCGCGACGTATTGCAGGGACTCTACAACCGCATCTCGCGCGGCGAGCGGGTCGATCAGGGCATGGTCGACGCGGTGATCGCCATGTCGGTCGAACCGACGCTTGCGGGGATCATCGCGGCGGATTCCGGCGCGCCCAGCGTCATGATCCGCACGCGCAAGAAGACGATCGTGCCGCGCACGCTCGCCCAGGCGCATTACATGCGCGAACTGGTCAATAACGACGTGATCTTCGCGCTCGGGCCGGCAGGTACGGGCAAGACCTATATCGCCGTCGCTCAGGCCGTGTCGCAGCTGATCACCGGGAGCGTGCAGCGATTGATCCTGTCGCGCCCGGCGGTCGAGGCGGGCGAAAAGCTCGGCTTCCTGCCCGGCGACATGAAGGAGAAGGTCGATCCGTATCTTCGTCCGCTCTACGACGCGCTGAACGACTGCCTGCCCGCCGAACAGGTCGAACGCCGCATCATGTCGGGCGAAATTGAGATCGCGCCGATCGCCTTCATGCGCGGCCGCACGCTGGCCGACGCTTTCATCATCCTGGACGAGGCGCAGAACACCACGCCCGCGCAGATGAAGATGTTCCTGACTCGCTTCGGCGAGAACAGCCGCATGGTCGTGTGCGGCGATCCGAAGCAGACCGATCTGCCCGGCGGCATGAACGCATCCGGCCTCAACGACGCGGTCGTCCGGCTGGACGGCGTCGAGGGAATCTCGATGTGCCGCTTCGGTTCGGGCGACGTCGTGCGTCATCCGATCGTCGGTCGCATCGTCGAAGCCTATGAGGGCGTCGATGCTTGA
- the tsaB gene encoding tRNA (adenosine(37)-N6)-threonylcarbamoyltransferase complex dimerization subunit type 1 TsaB: MKILVIETSTAACSVALIGSGAVIARRHEVVGRGHAERLIPMIAELPDGGRADHILVDCGPGSFTGVRVGIAAARALAFGWGAEVRGYSTLPLIAAAAFAERPDLSALAVIMVGGHGEVFMQAFTKTPFAATGPFASLRPDAALAALEGRAAFGTGVRHLESLAPGLDAFEMLPDAATAILLDGDFATLPARPIYGRAPDAKPPAPRMGVPA, encoded by the coding sequence ATGAAAATCCTGGTCATCGAAACCTCGACCGCCGCCTGTTCGGTCGCCCTGATCGGATCCGGCGCCGTGATCGCACGCCGGCACGAAGTCGTCGGACGCGGCCATGCCGAACGGCTCATCCCGATGATCGCCGAACTGCCGGATGGCGGGCGCGCCGACCATATCCTCGTCGATTGCGGCCCCGGCAGCTTCACCGGCGTGCGCGTCGGTATCGCCGCCGCTCGCGCGCTCGCGTTCGGATGGGGCGCGGAAGTCCGCGGCTATTCCACGCTTCCGCTGATCGCCGCTGCCGCCTTTGCCGAGCGGCCGGACCTGTCGGCGCTTGCCGTAATCATGGTGGGCGGGCACGGCGAGGTCTTCATGCAGGCGTTCACCAAAACCCCATTCGCCGCGACTGGGCCGTTCGCCTCGCTGCGTCCCGATGCCGCTTTGGCCGCATTGGAAGGCCGCGCCGCGTTCGGGACTGGCGTGCGTCATCTCGAATCGCTGGCGCCGGGCCTGGACGCCTTCGAAATGCTGCCCGACGCCGCGACTGCGATCCTGCTGGACGGCGATTTCGCGACCCTGCCCGCGCGTCCGATTTATGGTCGCGCACCCGACGCCAAACCGCCCGCCCCGCGGATGGGAGTTCCCGCATGA
- a CDS encoding lysophospholipid acyltransferase family protein, whose protein sequence is MTLPPEQRAAIAAGTPLPIDAAGTFRLVIRATGLLLALMLTVPLHFLWRLLRMSSPWPRIFLRWTGRLAGARVSRVGVPLRRDVFYISNHISWIDILAIAGQSGSAFVAKQEIREAPVVGWLSTLNRTVFIKRENRLGVAEQINTLRDALEDNWSVTVFPEGTTTDGHSLLPFKTPMLRVLEPPPPGVMVQPVLLDYGRAAEEIGWVGDETGIDNAKRIMARKGNFPVRVHFLEPFSPADFPGRKAIAAESRRRIEQALVATLGKPLRPFAYLPVDPPRHGEVAAKG, encoded by the coding sequence ATGACCCTGCCCCCTGAGCAGCGCGCAGCGATCGCCGCCGGGACGCCGCTGCCGATCGATGCCGCCGGAACGTTCCGTCTCGTCATCCGCGCGACCGGCCTGCTGCTCGCGCTGATGCTGACCGTTCCGCTGCATTTCCTCTGGCGGCTGCTGCGAATGTCATCACCTTGGCCGAGGATATTCCTCCGCTGGACCGGACGGCTCGCGGGTGCGCGGGTGTCGCGAGTCGGGGTGCCGTTGCGGCGCGACGTCTTCTATATCTCCAACCATATCAGCTGGATCGATATCCTCGCCATCGCCGGGCAAAGCGGCAGCGCGTTCGTCGCCAAGCAGGAGATTCGCGAGGCCCCCGTGGTCGGCTGGCTCTCGACGCTCAACCGCACGGTGTTCATCAAGCGCGAGAACCGGCTGGGCGTGGCGGAGCAGATCAACACATTGCGCGACGCGCTGGAGGATAACTGGTCGGTCACCGTCTTCCCCGAAGGCACGACGACCGACGGGCATTCGCTGCTGCCGTTCAAGACGCCGATGCTGCGCGTTCTGGAGCCGCCCCCGCCCGGCGTGATGGTCCAGCCGGTGCTGCTGGATTATGGCCGCGCGGCGGAGGAGATCGGCTGGGTCGGCGACGAAACGGGCATCGACAATGCGAAACGGATCATGGCGCGCAAGGGCAATTTTCCGGTCCGCGTGCATTTCCTCGAACCCTTCTCCCCCGCCGACTTTCCCGGCCGAAAGGCAATCGCTGCGGAAAGCCGCCGGCGTATCGAGCAGGCGTTGGTCGCGACGCTAGGCAAACCGCTCCGCCCGTTCGCCTATCTGCCGGTCGATCCTCCCCGGCACGGGGAGGTGGCAGCCAAAGGCTGA
- a CDS encoding malonic semialdehyde reductase, protein MTEKLSDAALDTIFRTARSYNGYTDQPVADSDLHAIWDLMRWGPTSANQMPARLIWVVSDEAKQKLADCTSAQNAPKILKAPVSVIIGMDTEFHEYLPELFPHTDAKAWFDGNAELRAVSAMRNSTLQGAYFIIAARALGLDTGPMSGFDNGKVDAAFFSETPSVRSNFISTLGYGDPSSIYERLPRPDFAKFNTIA, encoded by the coding sequence ATGACCGAGAAGCTGTCCGACGCGGCGCTCGATACGATCTTCCGTACCGCGCGCTCCTATAACGGCTATACCGATCAACCCGTCGCGGACTCCGACCTGCACGCGATCTGGGACCTGATGAGATGGGGGCCGACCTCCGCCAACCAGATGCCCGCGCGCCTCATCTGGGTCGTCAGCGACGAGGCGAAGCAGAAGCTGGCCGATTGCACCAGCGCGCAGAACGCGCCCAAGATCCTGAAGGCGCCGGTCAGCGTGATCATCGGCATGGATACCGAGTTTCACGAATACCTTCCCGAACTTTTCCCGCACACGGACGCCAAGGCGTGGTTCGACGGGAATGCGGAACTGCGCGCGGTATCCGCGATGCGCAATTCGACGTTGCAGGGGGCGTATTTCATCATCGCCGCGCGGGCGCTTGGGCTGGATACCGGGCCGATGTCGGGGTTCGACAATGGCAAGGTCGATGCGGCGTTCTTCTCCGAAACGCCGTCGGTGCGCAGCAACTTCATCTCCACGCTCGGCTATGGCGATCCGTCGTCTATCTACGAGCGCCTGCCGCGTCCGGATTTCGCGAAGTTCAACACGATCGCATGA
- a CDS encoding Fur family transcriptional regulator — MARKIDLEALCNEKGLRITEQRRVIARVLSEAEDHPDVEKVYERASAIDPGISIATVYRTVRLFEEAGILDRHDFGDGRARYEPAPEAHHDHLIDVETGKVIEFVDPELEQLQKAIAERLGFRLVDHRMELYGVALDRKP; from the coding sequence ATGGCCCGCAAAATCGATCTCGAAGCCCTTTGCAACGAAAAGGGTCTGCGCATCACCGAGCAGCGCCGCGTCATCGCGCGCGTGCTATCCGAAGCCGAAGACCATCCTGATGTGGAAAAGGTCTACGAACGCGCCAGCGCGATCGATCCCGGCATCTCGATCGCCACCGTCTACCGCACTGTCCGCCTGTTCGAGGAAGCGGGCATCCTGGACCGGCATGATTTCGGCGATGGCCGCGCGCGGTACGAACCCGCGCCCGAGGCGCATCACGATCACCTGATCGATGTCGAGACCGGCAAGGTGATCGAATTCGTCGATCCGGAGTTGGAACAGTTGCAGAAGGCGATTGCGGAACGTCTCGGCTTCCGGCTGGTCGATCACCGCATGGAATTGTACGGCGTGGCGCTCGATCGCAAGCCTTGA
- a CDS encoding MucR family transcriptional regulator → MDMHTDLQDTLIALTADIVAAHVSNNSVAVADLPVLISNVHGALTGLGSPTEQPELRQEPAVSVRSSIKPDFIVCLEDGKKLKMLKRHLMTHYQMTPEQYRAKWNLPADYPMVAPNYAEQRRTLAKKIGLGTTRRKATR, encoded by the coding sequence ATGGATATGCATACCGATCTGCAGGATACGCTTATCGCGTTGACTGCCGATATCGTTGCGGCACACGTCAGCAACAACAGCGTCGCCGTCGCTGATCTCCCTGTTCTCATCTCGAATGTTCATGGTGCGCTGACCGGTCTCGGCAGCCCGACCGAGCAGCCCGAACTGCGTCAGGAACCTGCCGTTTCGGTGCGTTCGTCGATTAAGCCGGACTTCATCGTCTGTCTCGAGGATGGCAAGAAGTTGAAGATGCTGAAGCGTCACCTGATGACTCACTATCAGATGACCCCGGAGCAGTACCGCGCCAAGTGGAACCTGCCCGCCGACTATCCGATGGTCGCACCGAACTATGCCGAGCAGCGTCGCACCCTGGCCAAGAAGATCGGCCTGGGCACCACGCGTCGCAAGGCTACGCGCTGA
- the ybeY gene encoding rRNA maturation RNase YbeY, whose protein sequence is MLETALSIEPVWPDTTDWEALALRAASAALERTTHGEWLTLPVGIEISIRLTTDDEVQTLNAQYRQKDKPTNVLSFPMVQPDLLDGIANTDDGEVLLGDIALARGVCEREAAEKGISVEDHATHLIVHGTLHLLGYDHLEDGEADAMEAIEIDALAALGLSDPYLIRED, encoded by the coding sequence ATGCTTGAGACCGCCTTGTCGATCGAACCCGTCTGGCCGGATACGACCGATTGGGAGGCGCTCGCCTTGCGGGCCGCGTCGGCCGCGCTGGAGCGAACGACGCACGGCGAATGGCTGACGCTGCCGGTCGGGATCGAGATATCGATCCGACTGACCACGGACGACGAGGTCCAGACGCTCAACGCGCAATATCGGCAGAAGGACAAGCCGACCAACGTGCTGAGTTTCCCGATGGTGCAGCCCGACCTGCTCGACGGAATCGCCAATACCGATGATGGCGAAGTGCTGCTCGGCGACATCGCGCTGGCCCGCGGCGTGTGCGAACGCGAGGCGGCGGAGAAGGGAATTTCGGTCGAGGATCATGCGACGCATCTGATCGTGCATGGCACGCTGCACCTTTTGGGCTATGACCATCTGGAGGATGGGGAAGCCGATGCGATGGAAGCGATCGAGATCGATGCGCTGGCCGCGCTCGGCCTTTCCGATCCGTATCTGATACGTGAGGACTGA
- the miaB gene encoding tRNA (N6-isopentenyl adenosine(37)-C2)-methylthiotransferase MiaB — MKSSPKTFAVKSFGCQMNVYDGDRMAELMAAQGLTPADAADADLVVLNTCHIREKATEKVYSDIGRIRKDAGKQGRAPMIAIAGCVAQAEGAEIVRRAKVDVVVGPQAYHNLPDLVAKAARGEAALDTDMPVETKFGHLPARRRVPPSAFLTVQEGCDKFCTYCVVPYTRGAEVSRPWGAIVDEAQALVDAGAREITLLGQNVNAWTGTDARGRDGGLDALIRELDTVLGLARIRYTTSHPNDMTQKLIDAHADVEKLMPFLHLPVQAGSDRILKAMNRSHSRDSYLRILDRVRAARPDIALSGDFIVGFPGETDADFAETLSLVDAVGYAQAFSFKYSPRPGTPAAGMDDQIAPEVMDDRLQRLQAALNRDQSAFNAGVVGRTCDVLIERKGKLPGQMLGKSPWLQSVHLITDAGVGDMVEVDIVRADPNSLAGMERVKIAA, encoded by the coding sequence ATGAAATCCTCTCCCAAGACCTTTGCCGTCAAATCCTTCGGTTGCCAGATGAACGTCTATGACGGCGATCGCATGGCGGAACTGATGGCCGCGCAGGGCCTGACCCCCGCCGACGCCGCCGACGCCGATCTGGTCGTGCTCAACACCTGCCACATCCGAGAGAAGGCGACGGAAAAGGTCTATTCGGACATCGGCCGCATCCGCAAGGACGCGGGCAAGCAGGGCCGCGCGCCGATGATCGCGATCGCCGGATGCGTCGCGCAGGCGGAAGGCGCGGAGATCGTCCGGCGCGCCAAGGTTGACGTCGTGGTCGGGCCGCAAGCCTATCACAACCTGCCCGATCTGGTCGCGAAGGCCGCGCGCGGCGAGGCTGCGCTGGACACAGACATGCCGGTCGAAACCAAGTTTGGCCACCTGCCCGCACGCCGTCGCGTGCCGCCATCGGCGTTCCTGACCGTGCAGGAAGGATGCGACAAGTTCTGCACCTATTGCGTCGTCCCCTATACCCGCGGCGCGGAAGTCAGCCGTCCGTGGGGCGCGATCGTCGACGAGGCGCAGGCGCTGGTCGATGCCGGCGCGCGCGAGATCACGTTGCTTGGCCAAAACGTCAACGCCTGGACCGGCACCGATGCCAGGGGCCGGGACGGCGGGCTGGATGCGCTGATCCGTGAACTGGACACGGTGCTCGGCCTCGCGCGGATCCGCTACACGACCAGCCATCCCAACGATATGACGCAAAAGCTGATCGACGCGCATGCCGATGTCGAGAAGCTGATGCCGTTCCTGCACCTGCCCGTACAGGCGGGCAGCGACCGCATCCTGAAGGCGATGAACCGCAGCCACAGCCGCGATTCCTACCTGCGCATTCTCGATCGCGTCCGGGCCGCCCGTCCGGATATCGCGCTGTCGGGCGACTTCATCGTCGGTTTCCCCGGCGAGACGGACGCCGATTTCGCCGAAACGCTCAGCCTGGTGGACGCGGTCGGCTATGCCCAGGCGTTCAGTTTCAAATACAGCCCCCGCCCCGGCACCCCCGCCGCCGGCATGGACGACCAGATCGCGCCGGAGGTGATGGACGACCGCCTGCAACGCCTGCAGGCCGCGCTCAATCGCGATCAATCCGCGTTCAATGCCGGCGTCGTCGGGCGGACGTGCGACGTGCTGATCGAACGCAAGGGCAAGCTGCCCGGCCAGATGCTCGGCAAGTCGCCCTGGCTGCAATCGGTGCACCTGATCACCGACGCGGGGGTCGGCGACATGGTCGAGGTCGATATCGTCCGCGCCGATCCGAATTCGCTGGCGGGTATGGAACGGGTCAAGATCGCGGCCTGA
- a CDS encoding NifU family protein, with translation MLIETETTPNPATLKFLPGRTVMDAGTRDFATPEEAEASPLAEQLFNLGDVTGVFFGSDFVSVTAAPGTDWAFLKGDVLATLLDHFSAGMPLFKPSNAAGFSVPTESETFAENPEDADIVAQIKDLIETRVRPAVANDGGDIVYRGFDQGKVYLKMQGACAGCPSSSATLKNGIEQLLKYYVPEVTEVRAV, from the coding sequence ATGCTGATCGAAACTGAAACCACGCCCAATCCCGCCACGCTGAAGTTCCTGCCGGGCCGCACCGTCATGGATGCGGGCACCCGCGACTTCGCCACGCCGGAGGAGGCCGAGGCCAGCCCGCTCGCCGAGCAGTTGTTCAACCTTGGCGACGTGACCGGCGTATTCTTCGGTAGCGATTTCGTATCGGTCACGGCCGCGCCGGGCACCGACTGGGCGTTCCTGAAGGGCGACGTGCTTGCCACGTTGCTGGATCACTTTTCCGCCGGCATGCCATTGTTCAAGCCGAGCAACGCCGCCGGTTTCAGCGTCCCGACCGAAAGCGAGACCTTCGCCGAAAACCCGGAGGATGCCGACATCGTCGCGCAGATCAAGGATCTGATTGAGACACGCGTGCGTCCGGCGGTGGCGAATGACGGTGGCGACATCGTCTATCGCGGCTTCGATCAGGGCAAGGTGTATCTGAAGATGCAGGGCGCATGCGCCGGGTGCCCGTCGTCCAGCGCGACGTTGAAGAACGGCATCGAACAGCTGCTGAAATATTACGTGCCGGAAGTCACCGAAGTCCGCGCCGTCTGA
- a CDS encoding GNAT family N-acetyltransferase, with protein MSTVLNVIELRTGSTSDLALVESLMAESFDPRFGEAWTRGQCLGIMALPGVWLTIASIQGQPAGFALSRLTVDEVELLLLATAPAMRRRGVAAALLRSVIGDAQDKRAVALHLEVRDGNEAIKLYRNAGFAKVGQRRAYYRGTSGLVSDAFTYRREL; from the coding sequence ATGAGCACCGTGCTGAACGTGATCGAGCTGCGCACCGGATCGACGTCCGATCTCGCTTTGGTCGAATCGCTGATGGCCGAATCGTTCGACCCCCGGTTCGGCGAAGCTTGGACGCGCGGCCAGTGCCTCGGCATCATGGCGCTACCGGGCGTGTGGCTGACGATCGCCTCGATTCAGGGTCAGCCGGCCGGCTTCGCTTTGTCGCGCCTGACCGTCGACGAGGTCGAACTGCTGTTGCTCGCCACCGCCCCGGCGATGCGGCGGCGTGGCGTCGCCGCGGCGTTGCTGCGCTCGGTCATCGGCGATGCGCAGGACAAGCGCGCGGTCGCGCTGCATCTGGAGGTTCGTGACGGTAACGAAGCGATCAAATTGTATCGCAATGCCGGCTTCGCCAAGGTGGGACAGCGGCGCGCATACTATCGCGGCACAAGCGGCTTAGTTTCCGATGCCTTCACCTATCGCCGCGAGCTTTGA
- the katG gene encoding catalase/peroxidase HPI, protein MDAITEGSPLSDPNKEPAALRTLLGRTNRDWWPNQLSLEILQQNGLSGNPMGDDFDYAEAFKSLDYDAVKQDLVALMTDSQPWWPADYGNYGPFFIRMAWHSAGTYRTGDGRGGSSSGSQRFAPLNSWPDNGNLDKARRLLWPIKSKYGQKLSWADLFIMAGNVAIESMGGPVFGFGGGRQDVFEPLKDIYWGTEEEWLGATRIDEEASKALENPLAAIQLGLIYVNPEGPGGCPNPLGSARDMRETFARMGMNDEETVALTAGGHTFGKAHGAGDASLVGVEPEGADIATQGLGWVSSHESGMGDHTITSGIEGAWTPTPTTWDNTYWDMLLDHEYELVKSPAGAHQWQPVGNPEETLAPKAHTPGVKVPTMMTTADMALKKDPAYLEISKRFRDNPDQFADAFARAWFKLTHRDMGPRARYLGPEVPAEDLIWQDPIPAADYPQIDAGDVPGLKQAIANSGLSVAELVTTAWASASTYRQSDHRGGANGGRIRLAPQKDWEVNRPDQLAKVLGVYEGIKADFDGQGAKKVSIADLIVLGGSVGIEAAAKAAGSSIEVPFTPGRTDASAEQTDAESFDVLEPKADGFRNYLSVKFSVPTEELLVDRSQLLGLSSPEMTVLVGGLRVLGANHPKAEKHGVFTDRPGQLTNDYFVNLLDMQTAWKQLSDDSDEEYLGTLRETGEEKWTASRTDLVFGANSQLRALAEVYASGDAGDKFVKDFVAAWTKVMNADRFDIASGHVRGEAAVA, encoded by the coding sequence ATGGACGCAATTACCGAAGGCAGCCCGCTTAGCGATCCGAACAAGGAGCCGGCCGCGCTGCGCACGTTGCTCGGCCGCACCAATCGCGACTGGTGGCCGAACCAGTTGAGCCTCGAAATTCTCCAGCAGAACGGCCTGTCGGGCAATCCGATGGGCGACGACTTCGATTATGCCGAGGCGTTCAAGTCGCTCGATTACGACGCCGTGAAGCAGGATCTGGTCGCGCTGATGACCGACAGCCAGCCGTGGTGGCCAGCCGATTACGGCAATTACGGTCCGTTCTTCATCCGCATGGCGTGGCACTCGGCCGGCACGTATCGCACCGGCGACGGCCGCGGCGGTTCCTCGTCCGGCTCGCAGCGGTTTGCGCCGCTCAACAGCTGGCCGGATAACGGCAACCTCGACAAGGCGCGCCGCCTGCTCTGGCCGATCAAGTCCAAGTACGGGCAGAAGCTGAGCTGGGCCGATCTGTTCATCATGGCCGGCAACGTCGCGATCGAAAGCATGGGCGGCCCGGTGTTCGGCTTCGGCGGCGGTCGTCAGGACGTGTTCGAGCCGCTGAAGGACATCTACTGGGGCACCGAGGAGGAATGGCTCGGCGCGACGCGTATCGACGAGGAAGCCAGCAAGGCGCTGGAAAACCCGCTCGCCGCGATCCAGCTCGGTCTCATCTACGTCAATCCCGAAGGTCCGGGCGGCTGCCCCAACCCGCTCGGCTCGGCACGCGACATGCGCGAGACGTTTGCGCGCATGGGCATGAACGACGAGGAAACCGTCGCACTGACCGCTGGTGGCCATACGTTCGGCAAGGCGCACGGTGCGGGTGATGCCTCTTTGGTCGGTGTCGAGCCGGAAGGCGCGGACATTGCGACGCAGGGCCTCGGCTGGGTCTCCAGCCATGAGAGCGGCATGGGCGATCACACGATCACCAGCGGCATCGAAGGTGCATGGACGCCGACGCCGACGACGTGGGACAACACCTATTGGGACATGCTGCTCGATCACGAATACGAACTCGTGAAGAGCCCCGCCGGCGCGCATCAGTGGCAGCCGGTCGGCAATCCCGAAGAGACGCTCGCGCCCAAGGCGCACACGCCCGGCGTCAAGGTGCCGACGATGATGACCACCGCCGACATGGCCCTGAAGAAGGACCCCGCATACCTCGAAATCAGCAAGCGCTTCCGCGACAATCCCGACCAGTTCGCGGATGCCTTCGCCCGGGCATGGTTCAAGCTGACGCACCGCGACATGGGTCCCCGTGCGCGGTATCTCGGCCCCGAAGTTCCGGCGGAAGACCTGATCTGGCAGGATCCGATCCCGGCGGCGGACTATCCGCAGATCGACGCGGGCGACGTACCGGGTCTGAAGCAGGCGATCGCCAATTCGGGCCTGTCGGTCGCGGAACTGGTGACGACCGCTTGGGCGTCTGCCTCGACCTATCGCCAGTCGGATCACCGTGGCGGCGCGAACGGCGGACGCATCCGGCTCGCCCCGCAAAAGGATTGGGAAGTCAACCGTCCCGATCAGCTTGCCAAGGTGCTGGGTGTCTATGAAGGCATCAAGGCGGACTTCGACGGCCAGGGTGCGAAGAAGGTTTCGATCGCCGATCTGATCGTGCTCGGCGGATCGGTCGGGATCGAGGCGGCGGCGAAGGCGGCCGGTTCGTCGATCGAAGTGCCCTTCACCCCGGGTCGCACCGATGCGAGCGCCGAACAGACCGATGCCGAAAGCTTCGACGTGCTCGAACCCAAAGCGGACGGTTTCCGCAATTACCTGTCGGTCAAGTTCAGCGTGCCGACCGAGGAATTGCTGGTCGATCGCTCGCAGTTGCTCGGGCTTAGCTCGCCCGAGATGACGGTACTCGTCGGTGGTCTTCGCGTTCTGGGCGCGAACCATCCGAAGGCAGAGAAGCACGGTGTGTTCACCGATCGTCCAGGCCAGTTGACCAACGACTATTTCGTCAACCTGCTCGATATGCAGACCGCGTGGAAGCAGCTGAGCGACGATAGCGACGAAGAGTATCTCGGCACGCTGCGCGAAACCGGCGAGGAGAAGTGGACCGCATCGCGCACCGATCTGGTGTTCGGCGCGAATTCGCAGCTTCGTGCATTGGCAGAGGTCTATGCAAGCGGCGATGCCGGCGACAAGTTCGTCAAGGATTTCGTCGCCGCCTGGACGAAAGTGATGAATGCCGACCGGTTCGACATAGCGTCGGGCCACGTTCGCGGCGAAGCTGCCGTAGCGTAA